A region of the Hydra vulgaris chromosome 12, alternate assembly HydraT2T_AEP genome:
tatatatatatatatatatatatatattattatgaatatatatatattatgaatatatatatatatatttatatatatatatatatatatatatatgtatatatatattcataatatatatatatattcataatatatatatatatatatatatatatatatatatatatatatatatatatgtatatatattcataatatatatatatattcataatatatatatatatatatatatatatatatatatatatatatatatatatatatatatattatgaaatatatatattatgaaatatatatatatatatatatatatatatatatatatatatatatatatatatatatatatatgtatatatatattcataatatatatatatattcataatatatatatatatatatatatatatatatatatatatatatgtatatatatattcataatatatatatatattcataatatatatatatatatatatatatatatatatatatatatatatatatatatatatatatatatatatatatatatatatatatatatatattatgaatatatatatattatgaatatatatatatatatatatatatatatatatatatatatatatatatatatatatatgtatatatatattcataatatatatatatattcataatatatatatatatatatatatatatataaagtaaataatgtgtaaaacaaataattcattgcataaaataaaaattattatgcaataatttaaagtgtaataattttataaattattagttaactatattttatcaatataatttagagtgtaataattttatatttatcagttTGTCCAACCTAATCAAAACATGTGCATTTCAATCAGCGCTCTTTTTTAGCtactttttttgcaacaaccaTGCCTTTTAAAAAGACACAGTAGTTTATTATGCAATTAAGACATTGCatttaattatgtaatatttacattttcttataaaaatgacttggtatttttcattttagttacaatgataattatactattgatagaaaaaattatacttttgcgagagccaTAAAATGCTTTACTCCCAGGCCTCCACCATCCCAATTTTTTGCAAGACCTTCTTATTTGGCATAGGcatgaacatacttaagtttggagtttgcacattTCATAAAAATGTCATATCTAAAACATGGAAATACAAACTTATCAAAATTGTCTGAAAAAAGCAAtatgatcaattaaaaattacaccTTGTTGATTCCAGGTTAGAATTATAAGTAAGATTTggaaacaataatttaaaactatcatCCAGATTCCATTGATCTGataatttttctgaaatattttctaaaaccGGACCAACATCTAATGGTAATGGACATCTATCTATTGAGATTGAGCTATCTATGGAAGAATCGAATTCTTTGATTGAATCTAAAccattaaaattgaattaaaaaataaataaaaaacgaaacaaaagacaattttaaataaaactcattCAATGATCAATCAACtaccaaaaaaagtaaaataaataattgcaaCATATCAATGaactactaaaaaataaaaaaaaataataattgctttatgctatatttttcagcacatatttttaaacttatgacataatctaaaataatcaattagaaactagaatatttttaataaagtgcaTACCTAAAACAAGTAAACTCTTCAAAGAAAACTGTTTTGCTTATGGAAAACAAGCATACAAGCAACACTTGTATATAAAGgctattattttatcattctgaaaattttatcgttaaaaatttcttttaaacctaaaaataatcttacatCACTTAAGTTTTCACGTGAAAACACATAATTGTCAATTCTCGGCAGTTATTGCAGATTTTAAGGGTAAAATATAGTAAACAAACAGTTTTAAGAAGCTGGTCAGCCAGAGCAGCATTCCCAAACATATCTTGAATCTTTTCTTACTTCATTTTTTGTACACTGCTGACAtctacttgtaatttttttccttCCCCCAGTCTCTTAAATGGTCAAGCGGTTGTGGAAACCAAAAAACTTGCAAGTTTTACATATCAACCTCATAAACACtttctcaaaaataataatgatgataaaactcgccattagttaaaaaaattttttacaagtaaaataaattaacaaacatcTTTCCCAAGATATGAACTTCTTGTACTCTGCTGCTTTCTTGTACTCAAAAAGACAGGAGTCCATATTCTCAAGGTTTTTCAAAGACCTGAATGTTAGATCAACATCAGGTTACTATAACCAATGATAAATATTGAGCTATTGTAGTCTTAGATGACATTTTGGTTTTCCCTTTTTCTTTTCAAGTAAATCAGTAACTTTAACCATTTCTGGAGCATGTACCTTACATAAGGTAAGCACACCTCATTTCAGTTTCCATCTGCAAACTGTAATGTAATTATGTAATCttcaatttacatttttttaatagcttttggACTGCATTTTCTGCCTTTCTTGAGCATCCCTGTTGTATGATTTTATTGTGACTATGATACTTAAACTATTAGAAATTTAATAAGCAGGGCTTATAAAGATTTATTCTACATTTAGCATTTATTCTTGATGTGCTGATAAAATACTAACCATTCACGCCAAAGCCTCATTGATTCACCAATCAAAATGTGTTTATCAGTTGTTACCAGTTAGACcatcacttttttaaatgacCCATTTACAACTCCCTGAGTctatcattttcaaatttagcCTTTTCACTAAtgttaaaacaatgaaaaattgaCTTAATCCATACTCTAGTTAACTGAGagaaaaatgtttgttttttgtatagaaTATTCTTACTCCATAATGCTTTATGTAAGATATAAAATTAGATTCATACTAAGAATTCCGATAAACTTTGTTGTCGCTTCAAGATTGatatctttttaatagttttattaagaCTGCCATCATAGCACTTGAGTTGCAAGAATAACTCTGTcagcaaatttatttatttctatagcTTTTTTGAAGCATTTAATAACTCATCTGTCAATAAAAGATCAAAGAAAAATACTGGAGATGCATCCTAGGAACATTTATTCCatgttttttatggtttttgtggttataaggttttttttattttttataaagttgtgaTAGGTGGtggatctttttttaaaatgttatttttggaATCAGAATCTTGTtgtttggttttataaaaacttaatgatAAGTTCCAATTActatcctttttttaatttctgttcTTGTTTGGGGTTTTTTGGTATTCTTTTTAAAGGAAAACTTACAATCAAACATATGGTCAATCCATGAGTTCTCCACTGGCATCTGTTCTTGTCAAATTGTTCATgggtcattttaaaaattaaaatggtataaaaccagtttttgataaagattttattgatgACATTTGTGCTGCTTTCcagtcacaaaattaaaaacatctttttctttgttatataaatagtaGATACACTTCTATTTCTTACACTATGGAAAAGaagaaagttcaaaaaatatccTCCTTAGACAACTTTACACAAGATAAGTTCTTCAGTAAATATAAGAgttcttcataaaaaaaaaaaaaaacctatttaaaataattttttgatacttcactctaatttttatatatttttgcccTGTAAtccataaaaatttcttttttaataaatttttaatttaaaaccacATAAACACATTGCTCttcaaaatttctaaataatttttggaaTTGACCTTGTCTCACCTTGTTGAAAAAGGTGTAAGACTGTTGGAAGTGATTGCACCCCAAATCATAATTCCTGGttattactaaacaaaaaaatgcaatttaacAAGGATTGAAGTGTGACAAACATTAAATTTGGGTGCTGCAAACTGCTCTCAAAAGTATTGTGATAATCGGAGTCTGTTAACAATAAACACCTGAAATGTTAACTTCCCTTGCATGCCATTAGTGTGATAGCAATGAGTTTATGACGTTTATATATacgtttttttaacattttaaacttaatttaatttcattaacaaGTCTCAAATGTCACGCAATTATCTCTTAGTGTTCAATAACTATAACCATATAAATTTTAAGCAACCTCCCCAATTGTTTAGgggatttaaaatattatctttaattatGTTATAAGTTTGTCTGACGATCAAATTCTGTTGCTCATTCAAAAGTTTGGAGTGAAAgttaatttaactctttttttgtGAATAAGTAATCAAATGAATTGTAATCAAATGTTGGAGAATAACgaagaaaattaagtttttttaagtgaCTTTAGTCTACAAgatcttttgtatttttcaaacaatattataatattgctcaaattattcctatttttattattatcaatttgataactattaatttaatttttttttttgcttgctgTCTTTCATTAAAAGTTGAACTTGAACATGTTTAGCAAGTGATGTGTAACCATACTCTaagataatgattaaaattacaCATAATGTATATAAAGGATATAAGATATTCTTCTATTGTTTGATAATTACACAATCATCCACACATGATTAGTTAGTGGGTTGCCAGAAGgcatattttgaatttataaggaattatttacaataatgagtggtcacacacacacacatatatatacatatgtaaaaGACATGcactaaatgtttataaatttataacacaCCTGCCAACTTTTTTGTTCTACCCCTAGTTATCATGAAATCTCTGTGCACCCCCCCCCCTGCATATGAGTGAgaacaagtaaaattaaaaaaattaaaaatggaaacaatattttagaaacattttCACTCCAACCTAAGAGCCACAACAAATCAAACAACACGAGTCACGACActattcttcaaaaaaatttttgttgaatgaAAAAACACAACTTataattatcaatataaaaataataaaatacaaattatcaatataaaaataggGTAGGGTGGGGTAATGTGGGTCTACGGGGTAATCTGGGTCTAATTCATATTTATCTGTTATATTGATAATGGCTTTAagtaaaaagttgtaatttttaccACGTTGTTATAACATATTAGgctaattaattttaaaatataaccttGCTATGCTGTTAGAAACTGcatttttttaggtaaaatgcTAGATACATAAACCAAGTCATTTTTTCCCCGTTTTTAAACTTCAGagaaaatatattcaaataaggCTAAACGTATGAAAAATGGTTATTTTGAAAGTAAAGTTACTATATTTTAAGGAAAGTATACCTGTAAGACACTAACGCACatggtttgtttaaaatttgaaatataatcaGGTGGGGTAAAGTGGgtctatgtatataaaatattatgatatgtaattatattatcgAAGTTGTTGTTAGTAACATTATAAACCTATTAGTTTCATCAGACCTAACTACTTTTGTGTTAATAATTCTTTAGAACTATTAAACACTTGTTTGAAGTTTATATCTTTGAAGTTTATATTAAGAAAcatgtgtatttatttgtatGAAACAATACCTaggtcaaataaaatattatataagacCTATAtggtgttaaaatatttttggtgatattttatgatttatgcTAATTTATTTCACTAAAAGTTTAAcagatttttcataaatattactttagaaagtatttaaaaaatgccaagatgttataataaaaaaataaaacccaagTACAATGCTAATAGTTTGGAAAGAGCAATTGTGTTAGTATGTGAGAAAAAAAGTACTATTTATCATGCTGCTAAAGAATGTTCTGTTCCTAAAGAAACATTGAGACGAAGAATAAAACAACAAGAATTTAATGCAAACAAACGTGAAGGTCAAAAAAATGTGCTGAGTGATAATGATGAAACTATGATTGTAGCTGCAGCGCAGTATTGTCAAAGATATGGTCTTCCATTAGATTCTCTTGACATTTGTAATTTAGTTGGTCAATTTTGCACAACAATGAGGATGAAAACTccttttaaaaatggaattctGGAAAAGATTGGATAATTTCATTTAAGAAGCGCCATGTTGATAAACTTCGATTACGCAAACCTGAAATACTTACATTTTCAAGAGCTAAAAGTTTAACACATGAAGttgtagataaattttttactattttatctgATGTgattcataataataatattgtaccAAGTAGTATATACAATCTTGACGAGACTGGGCTTTCCTCAAATCACTTAACGAAGAGAGTATTTGTACATCCAAAAAGCAAAGATGCTTATGAATTGGCTGGTTCTTCTGGTAAAGCTATGTACTCTGTGCTGTTCTGCGTGTCTGCAGATGGAAGATATCTTCCaccatttgttgtttttaagggAGAAGGCTATCTGTATTCTAAATGGGTAGAAAATGGACCACCAGGATGTGCTTTTGGGGCAACAGCAAGTGGATGGATGCAAGACTTTCTATTTGAAAACTGGTATTTTACTTgaactttataattttcatttttttattttaattttttttctttcctttttttttattaatgtatttacACTGAATAGCCATTGTTGCTCTTGAAGGCGTTACAAATGATTCAATAGAAGTAAATACATTCTTTATTTAGGTTTGTCGAGCACTTCATACCATTTGTTGACCAAGATCAAAAACCAATACTCCTGCTTTATGACGGTCATGGAAGTCATTTAACATATGGTACTATAAAAGCAGCCATGGACAACGATATCCAAATTATTTGTCTTCCACCAAATTGCTCACACGCATTACAACCGTTAGATGTAGCTGTCTTTCGACCATTAAAGAATGAGtggagaaaaattttaaagcggTTTGCAAGagaaacacaacaaaaaaatattgataagaCAGCTTTTACAGGATTATTGAAACAATTGTGTCAGAGACTCTCTCCAGCAAACGCTATAGCAGGATTTCGTGGTTCAGGTATCTCACCATTAAGTAAAGAAAAGATGGAAAGAAGAATAACAGGTATTGACTTTCTCAATCAATCACCTGAACGTTATAGCCCTAAATCTCCAAGAATACAAATACCAAGATCTGGTATGCAAGAAGCTTTAAGGTCAATCATATGTCCTAATGTATCTGCAGAAACGGCAGcaataacaaaacaacaaaaacaaaaaaggaagagaGTACAAGCAAAATGTGGAGAACTCCTTACAAATGAGAAAGTCAAACGACGGTTACTTGAGGAACAAAAAGTCAGAGaggaaaaaaacaaagttaaaaaaaaatgtacaaaaaaaactattacctTTACTGAAGTATCAAAGAAATACCCAAAAAGATCTAAGAAGTGCCCAAAATAGCAGgaattttaccataaaagtgcaatcatcaaaaaaattgttatttcttataaaacactttattaaacatgatttctgttttaaatcaccatttttttacttttatttgatcgagtttttaatttttattgttgtgcTGTGTATgtatgcacttttttttttaaaaaaaaacaacttaaaactactttttaaaataaaaccttgtatatatactataaaaaaggGGCGTACATATAGAATGTATGTCAGATTTTTCATAAGCAGCAGTATTTTAAACCAGAACTACCAATATTTTATGTAGACCTACATTACCCCACTACGTGGGGTAATGTGGGTCTATATAGGCATCTTCGAATAAAGGCTCCCCTGTCTTATTGATTGTAttttaagtaatagttttttgttaaatttgtttagtaGGATGTCCAATCATGATTTTAAGACATCATTTGTCAGAAAGCCGATAcctaaacattgtttttttttaactcaaagtCAGAAATAGGTAAAAATAGGCTCAGATTACCCCACCTTACCCtaataataaagattaaaaaaataaaaactaacattttagTTCCTCTTctaaatctttaatatattcAGCAGAATATTTCAGAATGACATcctgtataaataaatagtatttttaattataaataaaaacaagatgGTTTGCAGatcactataaaaaatttaaaagttcaaactttaactctttgaaaaaatatttgaaaaaataattgcaaaaacattattaagGGATATATACATTACTTgcatataaaactaaaaaattcttGCTATATGTAGATTAGTAGCACAATCAGGAGGTTTGAGGTTCAAATCCCTCAACGCCTCTGGAAGTACTGTACCTATTTGTTTCTCTGGCCAGAAGGTTTGTTCAACAAGGTTTGTGTTTAAGTTTGAGGTGGGAGAgagtttcaaataaataaaaaatagatgaaaaaaaaactgagtAGCCACTTTTGACTTGACAGCCATATACACTTTTATATAGACTCTTTCTGACTTTGACAAGTAGACTTGTAGAagtgaatttattaaaaaaataaatgaagatAACCATTTtgcttcaaaaataaattgttatttaatgtgtctaaaacaaaaattgaaactttattgaatatgaaaaaattaaaagggcCCAGCAccaaaaaatgtcataattggcatttaaaattttacaaaagcttttaaatttgtatccatgcatgtatctatgtatgtatgtatataaacacacacacatatatatatctgtgtgtatatatatattttcataaacaaaaccaatgtttttaatttgtaaaaccattttattaataaaaaacaatacatgttTTGACTAACACTAATCATcttcagttaaaattaaatatttaaaatttgttaaaatacctataaaggtattaaaaaaacaaaacaatacaaaatataattattcttGTACAAActattaataacataattacaaaaatacaataaaatcaatttaaaagtttatcatgTCATACTAAAGAAATAGGAAATAACCAAAAGAATAGGTTAAAAAGatacgtattttttttttttttttttttttttttttttttattcacctcctcaaggccaagaaggccactacagatgaggaggctacttaatagtggttataaccctctctcaattctataactccgaaacacgaacctcgacgaacaaggccgctgcgcggagaaacaagttgagcgcggtactaccagggacgtggtggggatcgaactcggaacctctcgcttatgaagcgagcgctttACCACAACACCACTACCGCTTATAACGTATATAACGTATATAACGTATATATacgtataaatatgtataaaaaatagtagCTAAACAAAAAGTATCATTTGTACATGGTTA
Encoded here:
- the LOC136089130 gene encoding uncharacterized protein LOC136089130 encodes the protein MPRCYNKKIKPKYNANSLERAIVLVCEKKSTIYHAAKECSVPKETLRRRIKQQEFNANKREGQKNVLSDNDETMIVAAAQYCQRYGLPLDSLDICNLKRHVDKLRLRKPEILTFSRAKSLTHEVVDKFFTILSDVIHNNNIVPSSIYNLDETGLSSNHLTKRVFVHPKSKDAYELAGSSGKAMYSVLFCVSADGRYLPPFVVFKGEGYLYSKWVENGPPGCAFGATASGWMQDFLFENWFVEHFIPFVDQDQKPILLLYDGHGSHLTYGTIKAAMDNDIQIICLPPNCSHALQPLDVAVFRPLKNEWRKILKRFARETQQKNIDKTAFTGLLKQLCQRLSPANAIAGFRGSGISPLSKEKMERRITGIDFLNQSPERYSPKSPRIQIPRSGMQEALRSIICPNVSAETAAITKQQKQKRKRVQAKCGELLTNEKVKRRLLEEQKVREEKNKVKKKCTKKTITFTEVSKKYPKRSKKCPK